One Plectropomus leopardus isolate mb chromosome 1, YSFRI_Pleo_2.0, whole genome shotgun sequence DNA segment encodes these proteins:
- the ercc5 gene encoding DNA excision repair protein ERCC-5: MGVHGLWRLLESTGRPINPETLEGKILAVDISIWLNQAVKGVRDRDGNSVQNAHLLTLFHRICKLLFFRIRPVFVFDGDAPLLKRQTLALRRQRKEELNQESKQTNEKLLKTFLKRQAIKAALGDRSKDPLPSLSTVRRDEVDDMYVLPALPAAEDKDKSSSEEEQEEKEMEETDDGYYMYQGEAYEDPNSVDINSEEFASLPPEMKHEILKDMKEFSKRRRTMYHKPPERSGDFSQYQLAGLLQRNQLNQRLEGVEKEMSQRSAGGAPQLYQEDGEQQSHSVESQRLVSEDYSHYILIKGSKKSETAPDSQPAAAPWSGSSLTGCRRRAADRPEPLWRPCDEESEVQSPSSKVSKPSVSKPSLQDASPPSPRTLKAIQAAMNDSSDEEKVDQDKTDGSVSPRTLLAIQRALAEEEDGAAEHISLISRSPTKPQADIRHPVPQVVISSSEEETDHVHVNSLPRENSDFKRNQTGQSFHVKDSLFASSSEDELEDVIGQRNKALRFAAIQKPHETEIRSEEERKRGQLTEDERTGSEGLTEKQEELRGRESEHGAITNSQEAPASIRNILSTNLAAQLRGKPAETEIHNQATGALEETSRDDVKSEGSEESESEESFIEVSEEELKEEDEDDSLVATEEKGSPDEVRKEETEQEEKPGEGLTEAPPAASKSEEEDNKNTQTGEKESKEGTQTESSSTPAISEWEHFDMEELEALESSLQVEQSSLRELKQQQERMANTVTGQMQLESQELLRLFGVPYLVAPMEAEAQCAALDRADHTNGTITDDSDVWLFGGRHVYKNFFSQNKYVEHYQYSDLQNQLGLDRTKLINLAYLLGSDYTEGVPGVGYVTGMEILNEFPGPGLESLTQFSEWWAEAQQKKRLVADPRDTKVKKKLRDLKLHPGFPNPAVAEAYLNPAVDQSDSFFSWGRPQLDMIKEFCLNRFGWSSRRTEETLQPVIKQLNTQQTQLRIDSFFRMEQQDKQTIHSQRLRRAVTCMKRKEREGGEEEEEDSEEEMPSPKKGKAANKSPKKGGERTEERRVVGGGFLGSEVIAEPPLTSLKDVSSRESPSVKAVPPSTQTVPQRAKRSSSSSGEDSDDGMDVAMVTARSVFEGSRRGRGAKNTRGSGSMRGKGRGKKK; the protein is encoded by the exons ATGGGAGTTCACGGACTGTGGAGGCTGCTGGAGAGCACAGGACGACCCATCAACCCCGAGACCCTGGAGGGGAAGATCCTCGCTGTCG ACATCAGTATATGGCTGAACCAGGCAGTGAAGGGGGTCAGGGACCGGGACGGTAACAGTGTCCAGAACGCCCACCTCCTCACTCTCTTCCACCGCATCTGCAAGCTGCTCTTCTTCCGCATCAggccagtgtttgtgtttgatggAGATGCCCCGCTGCTGAAGAGACAGACTCTG GCtctgaggaggcagaggaaagAGGAGCTGAATCAGGAGTCCAAACAGACCAATGAGAAACTCCTCAAGACTTTCCTGAAGAGACAAGCTATCAAAGCTGCTCTTGGAGACCGCAG TAAAGATCCTCTACCCAGCCTCTCCACCGTGAGGAGAGATGAGGTGGACGACATGTATGTCCTGCCGGCCCTGCCAGCTGcagaagacaaagacaaaagcag ttcagaggaggagcaggaggagaaagagatggaggagacGGATGATGGTTATTACATGTATCAG GGAGAAGCGTATGAAGACCCCAACTCTGTGGACATCAACTCTGAGGAGTTTGCCAGCCTGCCTCCTGAAATGAAACACGAGATACTCAAAGACATGAAAGAGTTCTCAAAAAGACGTCGGACCATGTACCACAAACCCCCAGAG CGGTCAGGAGACTTTTCGCAGTACCAGCTGGCGGGGCTTCTGCAGAGGAACCAGCTGAATCAGCGTCTGGAGGGTGTGGAGAAAGAGATGAGCCAGCGGAGTGCCGGCGGCGCTCCTCAGCTCTACCAGGAGGACGGGGAGCAGCAAAGTCACAGCGTGGAGTCACAGCGACTGGTTTCAGAAGACTATTCCCACTACATCCTTATCAAAG GCTCCAAAAAGAGTGAGACCGCCCCAGACAGCCAACCTGCAGCTGCTCCCTGGTCCGGCAGCTCCCTGACAGGCTGCAGAAGACGAGCAGCGGACAGACCCGAGCCCCTGTGGCGTCCTTGTGACGAAGAGTCAGAAGTGCAAAGTCCCTCCTCAAAAGTCTCCAAACCCTCTGTCTCAAAACCGTCTCTGCAAGACGCATCACCACCCTCGCCTCGGACACTCAAGGCGATCCAGGCTGCGATGAATGACAGCTCAGACGAGGAGAAGGTGGACCAGGATAAGACGGACGGCAGTGTGTCCCCTCGCACTCTGCTGGCAATCCAGCGAGCTCTAGCTGAAGAGGAAGACGGCGCTGCTGAACACATATCTCTAATCAGCAGGTCGCCCACCAAACCGCAGGCAGATATTCGCCATCCTGTTCCACAAGTGGTCATCAGCAGctcagaggaagagacagatcACGTTCATGTGAATTCTTTGCCTCGTGAAAACTCTGATTTTAAGAGAAACCAAACAGGTCAAAGTTTTCATGTAAAAGACAGTTTGTTTGCAAGTAGTTCTGAAGATGAGCTGGAGGACGTGATCGGTCAGAGAAATAAAGCACTTCGCTTTGCTGCAATTCAGAAACCTCATGAGACAGAGATAAggtcagaggaggagagaaagagaggacagCTGACGGAGGATGAGAGGACAGGCAGTGAAGGACTGACGGAGAAACAGGAAGAGCTGAGGGGAAGAGAATCAGAGCATGGAGCGATCACAAACTCACAGGAGGCTCCTGCTTCCATCCGAAACATATTATCCACTAATCTCGCTGCTCAGCTACGTGGAAAACCTGCAGAGACTGAAATTCATAACCAGGCGACTGGAGCTCTAGAGGAGACAAGTAGAGATGATGTGAAGTCGGAGGGCAGTGAGGAGAGCGAGTCAGAAG AGAGCTTCATCGAGGTGTCAGAGGAAGAACTTAAAGAAGAGGATGAAGATGATTCACTTGTAGCGACAGAAGAGAAAGGATCTCCAGATGAGGTCCGTAAAGAAGAGACTGAGCAGGAAGAAAAACCAGGTGAAGGTTTGACAGAAGCTCCACCTGCTGCTTCCAAATCAGAGGAggaagacaacaaaaacacacagactggaGAGAAAGAGTCAAAGGAGGGAACACAGACAGAATCCAGCTCGACTCCAGCGATCAGTGAATGGGAACACTTTGATATG gaggagctggaggctcTGGAGAGCTCCCTGCAGGTGGAGCAGAGCAGCCTGAGGGagctgaagcagcagcaggagcgcATGGCGAACACAGTCACTGGACAGATGCAGCTGGAGAGCCAG GAGCTGCTGCGGCTGTTTGGCGTGCCGTACCTGGTGGCACCGATGGAGGCTGAGGCTCAGTGTGCAGCTCTCGACCGCGCCGACCACACAAACGGGACCATAACGGATGACTCAGACGTGTGGCTGTTTGGAGGGCGCCACGTCTACAAGAACTTCTTCAGCCAGAACAAATATGTAGAGCACTACCAGTACAGTGACCTACAGAACCAGCTGG gtCTGGACAGGACTAAACTGATAAACCTGGCTTACTTGCTCGGAAGTGACTACACAGAGGGCGTGCCGGGGGTGGGATATGTCACTGGCATGGAGATACTGAACGAGTTCCCAGGGCCGGGCTTGGAGTCGCTCACACAGTTCAG TGAATGGTGGGCAGAGGCTCAGCAGAAAAAGCGGCTGGTGGCTGATCCTCGCGACACAAAGGTTAAGAAGAAATTGAGGGACCTGAAACTGCATCCTGGGTTCCCGAACCCTGCTGTGGCTGAGGCTTACCTGAATCCTGCTGTGGACCAGTCAGACAGCTTCTTCAGCTGGGGGCGCCCGCAACTCGACATGATCAAAGA attttgtctgaATCGTTTTGGGTGGAGCAGTCGGAGGACGGAGGAGACTCTTCAGCCTGTGATCAAGCAGCTCAACACCCAGCAG ACTCAGCTGCGAATCGACTCGTTCTTCCGCATGGAGCAGCAGGACAAGCAGACGATCCACAGCCAGCGACTCCGCAGAGCCGTCACCTGCAtgaagagaaaggagagagaaggaggagaggaggaagaggaggacagtGAGGAGGAAATGCCATCCCCTAAGAAAGGCAAAGCAGCGAACAAGAGTCcgaagaaaggaggagagagaacgGAGGAGAGGCGTGTGGTAGGAGGAGGGTTTCTGGGGTCGGAGGTGATCGCTGAGCCTCCTCTTACATCTCTGAAGGATGTGAGCAGCCGGGAATCTCCCTCAGTAAAGGCCGTCCCTCCGTCCACTCAAACTGTACCTCAGAGGGcgaagaggagcagcagcagctctggtgAGGACAGCGATGATGGTATGGATGTTGCTATGGTTACAGCCCGATCTGTGTTCGAGGGCAGCAGACGAGGTCGTGGAGCGAAAAACACAAGAGGGAGCGGAAGCATGAGAGGAAAGGGACggggaaagaaaaagtga
- the blzf1 gene encoding golgin-45, producing MTAAVRGSASVPIRGAGDGMETEKPPLILEINTDTLPPGPPAPPLLKVASPKHSPKSTHPAPPAAPQPLGVLHLGKVSREACIEVEAVRIVVPRAAISRSSRTGAAEGKGEAGQQTEEQGSPPLPLVEDWRGQLEKLQNSERRLLQDKEGLCNQLRVQTEVNRELKKLLVASVGDDLQYHFERLSREKNQLILENEALGRSLAHTAEQLERMSIQCDVWRSKFLASRVMAEELTNARAALQRQTREAQGAIQDLLLEREEFSRDMVLTHRSLEQLLVSLQWGRQQTYYPSAQPLSTGELAAANHKLADAINSHLLGNTTSSSGSGSVVKSSSATAEQLCSTPAEKMAEKVLKILDPISCSESKADPPLSDSSPSNFLSNKKSIGRFHPYTRYENITFNCCERCSGDILVL from the exons Atgactgctgctgtcagag GTTCTGCCTCTGTGCCTATCCGAGGCGCTGGCGATGGCATGGAAACTGAAAAACCGCCTCTCATCCTGGAGATAAACACAGATACACTGCCTCCAGGTCCGCCTGCACCTCCTCTCCTTAAGGTGGCAAGCCCAAAACACAGCCCCAAATCTACCCATCCTGCCCCCCCTGCTGCCCCCCAGCCTCTCGGGGTGCTCCACCTGGGCAAGGTGAGTCGGGAGGCCTGCATAGAGGTGGAGGCTGTAAGGATCGTCGTCCCACGTGCTGCTATTAGCCGGAGTAGTCGAACAGGAGCCGCCGAGGGGAAGGGGGAGGCTGGGCAGCAGACTGAGGAGCAGGGCTCTCCCCCGCTGCCTCTGGTGGAGGACTGGAGAGGACAGCTGGAGAAGCTGCAGAACTCTGAACGCAGGCTGCTGCAGGACAAGGAGGGACTCTGCAATCAGCTGCGTGTGCAGACAGAG GTGAACCGTGAGCTAAAGAAACTGCTGGTGGCGTCGGTGGGCGATGACCTCCAGTACCACTTTGAGCGTCTGTCACGGGAGAAGAACCAGCTGATTCTGGAGAATGAGGCTCTAGGCCGGAGTCTGGCACACACCGCAGAGCAGCTGGAGCGGATGAGTATCCAGTGTGACGTTTGGAGGAGCAAGTTCCTCGCCAGCAG AGTCATGGCAGAGGAGCTGACGAATGCCAGAGcagctctgcagagacagaccagAGAGGCACAAGGAGCCATTCAGGACCTGCtgttagagagagaggagtTCTCCAGAGACATGGTGCTCACTCACAG ATCTCTGGAGCAGCTCCTGGTGTCTCTGCAGTGGGGCCGACAGCAGACGTACTACCCCAGTGCACAGCCCCTCAGCACAGGAGAGCTGgcagcagccaatcacaaaCTGGCGGACGCCATCAACTCCCACCTGCTGGGAAACACAaccagcagcagcggcagcggcAGTGTTGTGAAGAGCAGCAGCGCAACAGCtgagcagctctgcagcactCCGGCTGAGAAAATGGCTGAGAAG gTGCTGAAGATTTTAGATCCAATCTCCTGTTCAGAAAGCAAGGCAGATCCTCCGCTCAGTGACTCCAGCCCCTCAAATTTTCTCAGCAATAAGAAGAGCATCGGCAGATTTCACCCGTACACCCGCTACGAGAACATTACTTTTAACTGCTGCGAGCGCTGCAGTGGAGACATCCTGGTGCTCTAG